The following proteins are encoded in a genomic region of Arcobacter suis CECT 7833:
- the topA gene encoding type I DNA topoisomerase, translated as MKNLVIVESPAKAKTISKFLGSDYTVMASMGHVRDLPKSQLGFDPNDNFKPKYLVSTDKKKVISDLRKHINKDTTIYLAADEDREGEAIAWHLIPALKIEKNPIKRIVFHEITKDAILEALAHPRDVDQHLVDAQQARRILDRAVGYELSPLLWKKVRYGLSAGRVQSVAVRIIVDRENEIRAFIPEEYWRVKADFMNPELKSELAKIDGKTSKVSNEEQALKIEASLNQGIYKLIDIEEKDSTRNPAAPFTTSTLQQEASRKLGLSVKQTMIVAQQLYEGNVGNIPGHTGGLITYMRTDSLNLSTVATSAAKAVIEEEYGKEYSLPKPRVYKSKAKGAQEAHEAIRPVNLALRPSMIKSYVENIQYKLYSLIWKRTLATQMAVAKIANTTYKIEAGKNKEFEFQVKGQRIIFAGFMKAYTEGSDNPEAALDSTEKILPNVEVGTILELENLESEQNFTKPPARYTEASLVKKLESEGIGRPSTYAPTISTIQAREYVTKTEDKKLIPTPTGEVVNSFLVDHFSDIVDLGFTAKIEEEFDEIALGKIAWEEVMRDFYGNFKKTIDEKETSVNKEDYLQVREIGTDPKSGKPVSARVGRFGPFIQIGTKDDEEKPKFVAIPDHLNMDTITFEEAMFLFTLPRVVGMDQNGDEIKANIGRFGPYLQVKTKYYSLKTDDPYTVDVNRALEIIKDLDEVKEKSTIKSFDKEKIQILIGQYGPYIKQGRKNFKIPKGTEANDLTLEQCLEIIAKDSKSPKAGSSKKTTTKKEPVAKKTTAKKTTTKKSVK; from the coding sequence GTGAAGAATTTAGTAATAGTGGAGTCCCCAGCAAAAGCGAAAACAATATCGAAATTTTTAGGTAGTGATTATACAGTAATGGCCTCAATGGGTCATGTAAGAGACTTACCAAAATCTCAATTAGGGTTTGATCCAAATGATAACTTTAAACCAAAATATTTAGTATCAACAGATAAGAAAAAAGTAATAAGTGATTTAAGAAAACATATAAATAAAGATACAACCATTTACCTAGCGGCCGATGAGGATAGGGAAGGGGAAGCAATTGCTTGGCACTTAATTCCTGCACTAAAAATCGAAAAAAATCCTATAAAAAGAATTGTATTTCATGAAATTACAAAAGATGCAATTTTAGAAGCACTTGCTCATCCAAGAGATGTGGATCAACATTTAGTTGATGCTCAACAAGCAAGACGTATTTTAGATAGAGCCGTTGGATATGAACTTTCACCACTTTTGTGGAAAAAAGTAAGATATGGTTTAAGCGCAGGTCGAGTTCAATCTGTGGCTGTTCGAATCATAGTTGACAGAGAAAATGAAATAAGAGCTTTTATTCCAGAAGAGTATTGGAGAGTAAAAGCTGATTTTATGAATCCTGAATTAAAATCAGAACTTGCAAAAATAGACGGAAAAACATCAAAAGTTTCAAATGAAGAACAAGCTTTAAAAATTGAAGCTTCATTAAACCAAGGTATTTACAAACTTATAGATATTGAAGAAAAAGATAGCACTAGAAATCCAGCTGCTCCATTTACAACTTCAACACTGCAACAAGAAGCAAGTAGAAAACTTGGACTTTCAGTAAAACAAACAATGATTGTAGCTCAACAACTTTATGAAGGAAATGTAGGAAATATCCCAGGTCATACGGGTGGTTTGATTACTTATATGAGAACTGACTCATTAAACCTTTCAACAGTTGCTACAAGTGCTGCAAAAGCAGTAATTGAAGAAGAATATGGAAAAGAATATTCTCTTCCAAAACCAAGAGTTTACAAATCAAAAGCAAAAGGTGCACAAGAAGCCCATGAAGCAATAAGACCTGTAAATTTAGCTTTAAGACCAAGTATGATTAAATCTTATGTTGAAAATATTCAATATAAACTTTATAGTTTAATTTGGAAAAGAACATTAGCTACTCAAATGGCAGTTGCAAAAATTGCAAATACAACATACAAAATTGAAGCAGGAAAAAATAAAGAGTTTGAATTTCAAGTAAAAGGTCAAAGAATTATTTTTGCTGGATTTATGAAAGCATATACAGAAGGTAGTGATAATCCAGAAGCTGCACTTGATAGTACTGAAAAAATCTTACCAAATGTAGAAGTTGGAACAATTTTAGAGTTAGAAAACTTAGAATCAGAACAAAATTTTACAAAACCACCTGCTCGTTATACAGAAGCATCACTTGTAAAAAAACTTGAAAGTGAAGGAATTGGACGTCCATCAACTTATGCTCCAACAATTTCAACAATTCAAGCAAGAGAATATGTAACAAAAACAGAAGATAAAAAACTGATTCCAACACCAACAGGTGAAGTTGTAAATAGTTTTTTAGTTGATCATTTTTCTGATATTGTAGATTTAGGATTTACAGCAAAAATCGAAGAAGAGTTTGATGAAATTGCCCTTGGAAAAATTGCTTGGGAAGAAGTGATGAGAGATTTTTATGGAAATTTCAAAAAAACTATTGATGAAAAAGAGACTAGCGTAAATAAAGAAGATTATTTGCAAGTGCGAGAAATTGGAACTGATCCAAAATCAGGAAAACCTGTAAGTGCAAGAGTTGGAAGATTTGGACCATTTATTCAAATTGGAACAAAAGATGATGAAGAAAAACCGAAATTTGTAGCAATTCCGGATCACTTAAATATGGACACAATTACATTTGAAGAAGCAATGTTTTTATTTACACTTCCAAGGGTTGTTGGAATGGATCAAAATGGTGATGAAATTAAAGCAAATATTGGAAGATTTGGACCATATTTACAAGTTAAAACAAAATATTATTCATTAAAAACTGATGATCCATATACTGTAGATGTAAATAGAGCCTTAGAGATTATAAAAGATTTAGATGAAGTAAAAGAAAAATCAACAATTAAATCGTTTGATAAAGAAAAAATCCAAATTTTAATAGGTCAATATGGACCATATATTAAACAAGGTAGAAAAAACTTTAAAATTCCAAAAGGAACTGAAGCAAATGATTTAACTCTTGAGCAATGTTTAGAAATAATAGCAAAAGATTCAAAATCTCCCAAAGCAGGAAGTTCTAAAAAAACTACTACAAAAAAAGAACCTGTTGCAAAAAAAACAACAGCTAAAAAAACTACAACAAAAAAGAGTGTTAAGTAA
- a CDS encoding YfcE family phosphodiesterase encodes MKIGILSDSHLKSDYTKEVIDFLKEINSEYLVHAGDFCIEKNLEHLEESGLKYIAVFGNNDRNLLHLSSKYNIKQEPYYFKIKDITFKLMHLPYHLTPDSDVIIFGHTHIFECDYKNKTLFLNPGEVCAREKPLIECLQLEIKENEYIITRFFKNINEKLFQKEEYKYERK; translated from the coding sequence ATGAAAATTGGCATATTATCAGATAGTCACCTAAAAAGTGACTATACGAAAGAAGTTATTGATTTTTTAAAAGAAATCAATAGCGAATATTTAGTGCATGCAGGTGATTTTTGTATTGAAAAAAATCTTGAACATTTAGAAGAATCAGGATTAAAATATATTGCAGTATTTGGAAATAATGATAGAAACTTACTTCATTTATCATCTAAATACAATATCAAACAAGAACCTTATTATTTTAAAATCAAAGATATAACTTTCAAACTTATGCATTTACCTTATCATTTAACCCCCGATAGTGATGTAATTATTTTTGGTCATACACATATTTTTGAGTGTGATTATAAAAATAAAACTCTATTTTTAAATCCAGGAGAAGTGTGTGCAAGAGAAAAACCTCTAATAGAGTGTTTACAACTAGAGATTAAAGAAAATGAGTATATAATCACGCGTTTTTTTAAAAATATTAATGAAAAATTATTCCAAAAAGAAGAGTATAAATATGAGCGAAAATAA
- a CDS encoding NADH-quinone oxidoreductase subunit M has product MEHILSMLIFFPAAAAIVGFLIDKDSMRQFGVVVTVVEFVLSLLLWYYFDPSIAGMQFVQSLPLISTYGINYLVGVDGVSLFLIVMITFMTMIAVIGLTEKKGVKNLIITMLFLEMTMVGVFVSLDLILFYVFWEFTLIPMFYVVGFWGAEKRFYAAIKYFLYTFTGSLIMLIGILYFGYIFNQATGVWSFSFLDWNSIILPFDLQLWLFIAFFIAFAVKVPMFPFHTWLPLAHGQAPTIGSIILAAVLLKMETYGFIRFSLPLFPDASVYFVGFMATLGLIAIIYTAMIAYAQEDMKQMVAYSSISHMGVITLGVFALNVEGISGAVYLMIGHGIVSGALFMCVGVLYDRRKTKMIKEFGGLANNMPVFALVYGIVLMASIGLPLTIGFIGEFLSLLGFFKYSPFLTFLGALTIVLSAVYMLAMYKRTFFGKLVKLENKSMKDIFGREVVALGSLVVLIIALGIYPKVLLDPLNTTVTQLTKVMEIKAVNEDTKEKLRALNSIGEVK; this is encoded by the coding sequence TTGGAGTTGTTGTTACTGTAGTTGAATTTGTTTTATCATTACTTCTTTGGTACTATTTTGACCCAAGTATTGCTGGTATGCAGTTTGTTCAAAGTCTTCCTCTTATAAGTACTTATGGAATTAATTATTTAGTTGGAGTTGATGGAGTAAGTTTATTTTTAATAGTAATGATTACTTTTATGACAATGATTGCAGTTATAGGTTTAACAGAAAAAAAAGGTGTAAAGAACTTGATTATCACAATGTTATTTTTAGAAATGACAATGGTTGGAGTTTTTGTTTCTTTAGATTTAATTTTATTTTATGTATTTTGGGAATTTACTCTTATTCCAATGTTTTATGTTGTTGGATTTTGGGGAGCAGAAAAAAGATTTTATGCGGCAATTAAATACTTTTTATACACCTTTACAGGTTCTTTAATAATGCTTATTGGAATTTTATATTTTGGATATATTTTTAATCAAGCAACAGGTGTTTGGAGTTTTAGTTTCCTAGATTGGAATAGTATAATTCTTCCATTTGATTTACAGCTTTGGTTATTTATAGCATTCTTTATTGCTTTTGCTGTAAAAGTTCCAATGTTTCCATTTCATACATGGTTGCCTTTAGCACATGGTCAAGCGCCAACAATTGGTTCTATTATTCTTGCAGCTGTTTTATTAAAAATGGAAACTTATGGATTTATTAGATTTTCACTTCCTTTATTTCCCGATGCTAGTGTTTATTTTGTGGGATTCATGGCAACCTTAGGATTAATTGCGATTATTTATACCGCAATGATTGCTTATGCCCAAGAAGATATGAAACAAATGGTTGCATATTCATCAATTTCACATATGGGAGTTATCACTCTTGGAGTATTTGCTTTAAATGTTGAGGGAATTTCTGGTGCTGTTTATTTAATGATTGGTCATGGTATTGTTTCAGGAGCACTTTTTATGTGTGTTGGAGTGTTATATGATAGAAGAAAAACCAAAATGATAAAAGAGTTTGGTGGTTTAGCTAATAATATGCCAGTGTTTGCCCTTGTTTATGGAATTGTTTTAATGGCTTCTATTGGATTACCTTTAACTATTGGATTTATTGGTGAATTTTTATCATTATTAGGATTCTTTAAATACTCACCATTTTTAACATTCCTTGGTGCATTAACTATTGTTTTAAGTGCAGTTTATATGTTGGCCATGTATAAAAGAACTTTTTTTGGAAAATTAGTAAAACTAGAAAATAAAAGTATGAAAGATATTTTTGGAAGAGAAGTAGTAGCTCTTGGATCATTAGTAGTTTTAATCATAGCTCTTGGAATTTATCCAAAAGTATTATTAGACCCTTTAAATACAACTGTAACTCAACTTACTAAAGTAATGGAAATAAAAGCAGTTAATGAAGATACAAAAGAAAAATTAAGAGCTTTAAACTCTATTGGGGAGGTTAAATAA
- a CDS encoding menaquinone biosynthesis family protein, whose product MKTISVAHSPDADDIFMYYAIKFGWVTAKDAKFENIADDIESLNQATLKGQYDICAISFALYPFVKDDYALLKTAVSFGQGYGPKLIKKKGTVLKKNFKVALSGEFTTNALLFKIAYPDARITYLNFLEIEEAVLNGTVDAGVLIHESILTYNQELEVEREMWDIWVELSGADLPLPLGGMCLRRSIPLHDAIDYENTLIKAVDVANKNRKVLSKMLLEKGLIRVNAETLDKYLDLYANDDSVKMSDIQYKALDKLYELGYKNGFYENLVKSQDFLIPSEYEELRAK is encoded by the coding sequence TTGAAAACTATAAGTGTTGCTCATTCACCAGATGCTGATGATATTTTTATGTATTACGCCATTAAGTTTGGTTGGGTAACTGCTAAAGATGCTAAATTTGAAAATATAGCCGATGATATAGAGAGTTTAAATCAAGCAACTTTAAAAGGTCAATATGACATTTGTGCAATCTCTTTTGCTTTATACCCATTTGTTAAAGATGATTATGCACTATTAAAAACAGCTGTTTCTTTTGGCCAAGGATATGGTCCAAAACTGATAAAGAAAAAAGGGACAGTTTTAAAGAAAAACTTTAAAGTAGCTCTTAGTGGAGAGTTCACAACAAATGCTTTATTATTTAAAATCGCTTATCCAGATGCAAGAATTACTTATTTGAATTTTTTAGAAATTGAAGAGGCTGTTTTAAATGGAACAGTTGATGCAGGTGTTTTAATCCATGAATCAATTCTGACATATAATCAAGAGTTAGAAGTTGAAAGGGAAATGTGGGATATTTGGGTTGAATTAAGTGGCGCAGATTTACCACTTCCCCTTGGTGGAATGTGTTTACGTCGTTCAATTCCACTTCATGATGCAATAGATTATGAAAATACTTTAATAAAAGCTGTTGATGTTGCAAATAAAAATAGAAAAGTTCTATCAAAAATGCTTCTTGAAAAAGGACTAATAAGAGTAAATGCTGAAACTTTAGATAAATATTTAGATTTATATGCAAATGATGATTCAGTAAAAATGAGTGATATTCAGTATAAAGCTTTAGATAAGTTATATGAATTAGGATACAAAAATGGTTTTTATGAAAATCTTGTAAAATCGCAAGATTTTTTAATTCCATCTGAATATGAAGAGTTAAGAGCAAAATAA
- the nuoN gene encoding NADH-quinone oxidoreductase subunit NuoN: MLEPINISLDSLNLGTIAPVSIAIIGALGILLTDIFNKNKHKSLYVILVVLFLIFDLFTLLAFNGEPRGLFDLMLLDGISILSQCIIIGGSILFILLSLSKLRLQEFRYAEYFALYLFTVAGFQFMVSSDSLILIFVGLETSSLALYTMIAMHNRMVSIEAAIKYFTMGALAAAFFVFGSMIFYAITGTVELGQMAQILSQDGFLSRENYSNYVLVLVGFVFMFAAIGFKLSLFPYHVWVPDVYQGSTSAMAGFISVIPKMAGFVVALRFFEIFIHANDIIIQTILYVTVILTMTIPNLIALQQKDIKRMLAYSSISNAGMAMAAIVIGTQQSTNALFLYWILFTITNFGAFGILWLNRGKEFKDYESPYTFNKFSGLAQISPFTATILAMFLFALTGLPPFALFWGKMYLISSAVNAGHIALAIIIVLNSVIAAYYYLRPISYMFLRDVEKGANPNFMQNATTPTKSIVGFAVFLIIISVLLIDPLLNIISTLVSNSGF; the protein is encoded by the coding sequence ATGCTTGAGCCTATAAACATAAGTTTAGATAGTTTAAATTTAGGAACAATTGCACCAGTATCAATAGCAATTATTGGAGCTTTAGGAATTTTATTAACAGATATATTTAACAAAAATAAACATAAATCGCTTTATGTAATTTTAGTTGTTTTATTTCTGATTTTTGACTTATTTACTCTTTTAGCATTTAATGGAGAGCCAAGAGGCTTATTTGATTTGATGTTACTTGATGGAATTTCAATTTTATCTCAATGTATTATTATTGGAGGTTCTATATTATTTATTTTATTAAGCCTATCAAAATTAAGACTTCAAGAATTTAGATATGCTGAATATTTTGCACTTTATTTATTTACTGTGGCAGGATTTCAATTTATGGTTAGTTCTGACTCTTTAATTTTAATATTTGTAGGACTTGAAACATCATCACTTGCATTATATACCATGATAGCAATGCATAATAGAATGGTATCAATTGAAGCTGCTATTAAATATTTTACAATGGGTGCATTAGCAGCTGCATTTTTTGTATTTGGTTCAATGATTTTTTACGCAATTACAGGAACTGTAGAATTAGGTCAAATGGCTCAAATTTTGTCGCAAGATGGATTTTTATCAAGGGAAAACTACTCTAATTATGTTTTAGTATTAGTTGGTTTTGTATTTATGTTTGCGGCAATTGGATTTAAATTATCTTTATTTCCATATCATGTTTGGGTTCCAGATGTTTATCAAGGATCAACTTCTGCGATGGCTGGATTTATATCGGTTATTCCTAAAATGGCTGGATTTGTAGTTGCTTTAAGATTTTTTGAGATATTTATCCATGCTAATGATATTATAATTCAAACAATACTATATGTTACAGTAATTTTAACTATGACTATACCAAACTTAATTGCACTACAGCAAAAAGATATTAAAAGAATGCTTGCATATTCATCTATATCAAATGCAGGTATGGCAATGGCTGCAATTGTAATTGGAACACAACAATCAACAAATGCACTATTTTTATATTGGATTTTATTTACAATTACAAATTTTGGTGCTTTTGGTATCTTATGGCTTAATAGAGGAAAAGAGTTTAAAGATTATGAATCACCTTATACTTTTAATAAGTTTTCAGGACTTGCACAAATCTCACCATTTACTGCAACTATTTTAGCCATGTTTTTATTTGCTCTAACAGGGCTTCCTCCTTTTGCTTTATTTTGGGGGAAAATGTATTTAATATCAAGTGCTGTTAATGCTGGGCATATTGCTTTAGCTATTATTATTGTATTAAATTCTGTAATTGCAGCTTATTATTATTTAAGACCAATTTCATATATGTTTTTAAGGGATGTAGAAAAAGGAGCAAATCCTAATTTTATGCAAAATGCTACAACACCAACAAAATCTATAGTTGGATTTGCAGTTTTTTTAATAATAATTTCTGTTTTATTAATAGACCCACTTTTAAATATAATTTCTACTCTTGTATCAAACTCAGGGTTTTAA
- a CDS encoding biotin synthase has translation MSENKIYLCAISNIESGTCNEDCKFCTQSVKYKADIQRYRRKEVEDIVKEAIIARKNRAIGFCLVTAGTGLDDKRLDYVCRAASAIKKELGDELSLIACNGIATLDQLKELKKHGIENYNHNLETAQEFYNEICTTHPWEDRYQTCLNAKEAGLQLCTGGIFGLGETQENRISMLKSIASLEPMSVPINFFHPNEALPIVKNSITREEAFDLIKLSREYLPNQMIMIAGGRELMFKEQEYDVFKYGANALVVGDYLTTAGKTAQEDIDAIEALGYTIALDCKSR, from the coding sequence ATGAGCGAAAATAAAATTTATTTATGTGCAATATCAAATATAGAAAGTGGTACTTGTAACGAAGACTGTAAATTCTGTACACAAAGTGTTAAATATAAAGCAGATATTCAAAGATACAGAAGAAAAGAAGTTGAAGATATTGTAAAAGAAGCAATAATTGCAAGAAAAAATAGAGCAATAGGTTTTTGTTTAGTAACAGCAGGAACTGGACTTGATGATAAAAGATTAGATTATGTTTGTCGAGCGGCAAGTGCTATTAAAAAAGAACTTGGTGATGAGTTATCACTAATTGCATGTAATGGAATTGCTACTTTAGATCAATTAAAAGAGCTAAAAAAACATGGAATTGAAAACTACAATCACAATTTAGAAACGGCTCAAGAGTTTTATAATGAAATTTGTACAACACATCCTTGGGAAGATAGATACCAAACTTGTCTAAATGCAAAAGAAGCTGGTCTTCAATTATGTACTGGTGGAATTTTTGGACTTGGAGAAACTCAAGAGAATAGAATTTCAATGTTAAAATCAATCGCATCACTTGAACCAATGTCAGTTCCAATTAACTTTTTCCACCCAAATGAAGCACTTCCTATAGTTAAAAATTCAATTACAAGAGAAGAAGCATTTGACTTAATCAAGCTTTCACGAGAGTATTTACCAAATCAAATGATTATGATTGCTGGTGGTAGGGAATTGATGTTTAAAGAGCAAGAGTATGATGTATTTAAATATGGAGCAAATGCTTTAGTTGTTGGAGATTATTTAACAACAGCTGGAAAAACTGCACAAGAAGATATTGATGCTATTGAAGCTTTAGGTTACACAATTGCACTTGATTGTAAAAGTAGATAG
- a CDS encoding UDP-N-acetylmuramate dehydrogenase gives MLNNIKTIDFKKYSSIKIGPVLEVLEINEIGNYSEYEIIGRANNLLISPNTNKKFAVLGEAFDYIKQEGNLLYVGCATTSGKLLTYTRNNNIANLEFLAKLPGNLGGLVKMNAGLKSWEMFNYINSIKTKDGYIKKEDVTFSYRETKIETIVYEVVFNIEYGFSKEMLKEFNKMRDNQPHVPSAGSCFKNPKGDFAGRLIEAIGFKGIKQGDMSFSEQHANFLVNYGDGTFEDAIYLIAEAKKKIKEEFSIDIEEEIIIYK, from the coding sequence ATGTTAAATAATATAAAAACAATAGATTTTAAAAAATATTCTTCAATAAAAATAGGACCTGTTTTAGAAGTTTTAGAAATAAATGAAATAGGCAATTATAGTGAATATGAAATCATTGGTCGAGCAAATAATTTATTAATTTCACCAAATACAAATAAAAAGTTTGCAGTTTTAGGTGAAGCCTTTGATTATATAAAACAAGAGGGAAATTTACTTTATGTTGGATGTGCTACAACTTCAGGTAAACTTCTTACATACACAAGAAATAATAATATCGCGAACTTAGAGTTTTTAGCAAAATTACCTGGAAATTTGGGTGGTTTAGTAAAAATGAATGCGGGACTTAAATCTTGGGAAATGTTTAATTATATAAATAGTATAAAAACAAAAGATGGATATATAAAAAAAGAAGATGTAACTTTCTCATATAGAGAAACAAAAATAGAAACAATAGTTTATGAAGTTGTTTTTAATATTGAATATGGATTTTCTAAAGAGATGCTAAAAGAGTTCAATAAAATGAGAGATAATCAACCTCATGTTCCAAGTGCTGGGTCTTGTTTTAAAAATCCAAAAGGCGATTTTGCAGGAAGATTAATTGAAGCAATTGGTTTTAAAGGTATAAAACAAGGTGATATGAGTTTTTCAGAACAACATGCAAATTTTTTAGTAAATTATGGTGATGGAACTTTTGAAGATGCGATATATCTGATAGCAGAAGCAAAGAAAAAAATAAAAGAAGAGTTTAGTATAGATATAGAAGAAGAGATTATTATTTACAAGTAA